The following proteins are encoded in a genomic region of Corylus avellana chromosome ca4, CavTom2PMs-1.0:
- the LOC132177522 gene encoding putative pentatricopeptide repeat-containing protein At1g26500, which produces MMLYFCLHNLNYGNGMFCEMFHKIEVIAKPIINLLYHHHHVRPFSTNLTHPPQLSNPTTTISPVNPDHLLRVCTILYQQQHSPEPRLHSKLHACQSRFSHSDGHLTHEFFLQVCNKFPLSWRPVYLFFQYTKVNPCFTHTSVSFNKLLNVVGKSRNIDLLCKLLQEMGQRRLVNDKTFRIALRTLAAARELKKCVEFFHMMNACGCVYSLETLNKAVEALCGDGLVEEAKFVVSKLKECIRPSGDTYKCLIKGFCNVGDLVEASKIWNLMVDEGFEPDINAVEKMMETLFKINRYDEALKLFQMMRTKRMNDLGLSTYRLVIEWMCRRGKIAQAYVVFEEMRDREIQADNLTLASLIYGLLARGRVREAYRIGEGIEKPDISVYHGLIKGLLRLRRAREATQVFREMIKRRCEPTMHTYIMLLQGQLGRRGRKGTDPLVNFETIFVGGLVKAGKSLEATKYVERIMRRGLEVPRFDYNKFLHYYSNEEGVVMFEEVSKKLREVGLFDLADIFQRYGEKMATRDKRRNRAVEL; this is translated from the exons ATGAT GTTATACTTTTGCTTGCATAATCTTAACTATGGGAATGGGATGTTTTGCGAAATGTTCCATAA AATAGAAGTGATCGCTAAACCTATCATCAACCTCCTCTATCACCACCACCATGTTCGTCCCTTCAGCACCAACCTTACTCACCCACCACAACTCTCCAACCCCACCACCACCATTTCACCAGTCAACCCAGACCACCTCCTCCGTGTTTGCACCATCCTCTACCAGCAACAACACTCCCCGGAGCCACGCCTCCACTCCAAGCTCCACGCTTGCCAATCTCGCTTCTCCCACTCTGACGGTCACCTAACCCACGAGTTCTTCCTCCAAGTCTGCAACAAGTTCCCCCTATCATGGCGCCCCGTTTACCTCTTCTTTCAGTACACGAAGGTCAACCCATGTTTCACCCACACCTCTGTCTCCTTCAACAAGCTTCTCAATGTGGTTGGCAAGTCCAGGAACATCGACCTCTTATGCAAGCTTCTCCAAGAGATGGGTCAACGTCGTCTTGTGAACGACAAGACTTTTAGGATTGCGCTCAGGACGTTGGCGGCGGCAAGGGAGTTAAAGAAGTGTGTGGAGTTTTTCCACATGATGAATGCATGTGGGTGTGTGTATAGTTTGGAGACTTTGAATAAGGCGGTCGAAGCTTTGTGTGGGGATGGTCTTGTTGAGGAGGCCAAGTTTGTTGTGTCCAAGTTGAAAGAATGCATAAGACCAAGTGGGGATACTTACaagtgtttgataaaaggtTTCTGCAATGTAGGTGATTTAGTTGAGGCTTCGAAAATTTGGAACTTGATGGTGGATGAAGGGTTCGAGCCGGATATTAATGCGGTTGAGAAAATGATGGAAACCCTTTTCAAGATCAATCGGTACGACGAGGCACTAAAGCTGTTTCAGATGATGAGGACGAAGAGGATGAATGATTTGGGTCTTTCAACTTACAGGCTTGTGATTGAGTGGATGTGTAGAAGGGGCAAGATTGCCCAAGCATATGTGGTGTTTGAAGAAATGCGCGACAGAGAGATTCAAGCTGATAACTTGACATTGGCATCACTTATTTATGGGCTTTTAGCGAGAGGGAGAGTTAGAGAGGCTTATAGGATTGGGGAAGGGATTGAGAAACCGGATATAAGTGTGTACCATGGATTGATCAAGGGGCTTTTGAGGTTAAGAAGGGCAAGGGAAGCAACCCAAGTGTTTCGGGAGATGATAAAGAGAAGGTGTGAGCCCACAATGCATACCTACATAATGCTATTGCAAGGGCAGTTAGGGAGGAGAGGGAGGAAGGGAACTGACCCACTTGTGAATTTTGAAACCATTTTTGTTGGAGGTTTGGTGAAAGCAGGTAAGTCCTTAGAAGCCACCAAGTATGTGGAGAGGATTATGAGGAGAGGACTAGAGGTGCCcagatttgattacaataagTTTTTGCATTATTATTCAAATGAGGAGGGTGTTGTTATGTTTGAGGAGGTGTCAAAGAAATTGAGAGAGGTAGGATTGTTTGATTTGGCAGATATATTTCAAAGGTATGGGGAAAAAATGGCCACGAGagacaaaagaagaaatagaGCAGTTGAACTTTAG